The sequence cgacattttaaaaaagtgcagtttcctttgagtttgtcagataagtaaacagtccttcaaattaaagatgtaaaacaattgaggttgtttatagatattatccactatgaagttacagtcaaactaagcacacaagggaaagtacattcatatacacatgaagtacacacatgtgtaagaatcatgttcatcgtcacacccttagttaaaaACACACCATCCCCATGATATGACACTTCCAAGTGATGTAGAACAGGagtacaacattttaaacatacacacacatctgaagaatataaaaaataaatatatttggtgggccaaacaaaatgactcggggagccaatgtttggtatgggcgatatgacctcaaatctatatcctaattacaatatatgtcacaatatataatttgttatatgattgataatagaataatttcaaagcGGGTTAAAAaatgctcctaatttggcagctgacatatgcagtaacatattgtgtaatttctaattgtattattttatcgaACAAtttttattaatgtacttgtttatttactgttaatatctggttactttattcgaggaaaaaaaatactggaaattatgtattattttactgcatatttcagcaactaaattaggagcctgtgtaacctgttttaagatagttctattagtaattctatatgaaataatttaatcacaaaatctaatttaaaccatatcgttcatccatagtaaaaagtcctgttgtcctggtttgtttttcttttcctgtgaataatgttgtaaagagcagcgtgtttgtgcgtcactgagatttcaagacagttcttacaataacttgtttttcctaagtgcatgtaaaagtactgaatgcattgtgtgactgagcagagatgctgtgtttgtcttgcagacgtctgtgaagaacatcttgaccctgagcaacagaaatggagcttcaggatgcgaacggaggagccacagcccttccacattaagaaggaagaggaatacccacaTACCCCCCTttataaagaggaagaggaggacccacagacacccatttttaaaaaggaagcggtggatccactgagccctcacattaaagaggaagaggaagaacacagcatcagtcagcagggagagcatcttgaaggactggaggaggttgaagtcaccaagatgccagtgactggtgtccctgtgaagagtgaagatgatgaggtgaaaggtgaaagtgaggagaggggagggggggagcctccaagcagcagctcaacacaacacatgacaacagaagctgatggagaccactgtggaggatcacaagcagacaagctcttagctccactatcagatagtgaggacacaacgtcacactctcctgacactgatgatgaagactccaaagatgataagacatgtcacactgacaacactcacttcacatcttctcactgtcacaaaacttttaaataccattgtcatctgaaaagacacatgagaatacacactggagaaaaaccttttccttgctcagaatgtggtagagATTTTAGACTAAAACAAATGctaaaagaacacatgagaacacacactggagaaaaacatttttcatgttcaatctgcggtaaagattttactcagaggtacgatttgaaaagacacatgagaacacacactggagaaaaacctttttcatgttcaatctgcggtaacgaTTTTACTCATAGgcaacatttgaacacacacaagagaatacacactcgagaaaaaccttttacttgctcagaATGCTGTAAAAGATTTGCGCGAAGAGCAGAGTtcaaaagacacatgagaatacacactggagaaaaaccattcatgtgctcaATTTGTGGCAAAGGATTCTCCCAGAAGGGACATTTGGTAaaccacacaaaaacacacactggagaaaaacctttttcatgttcaatctgtggtaaaggattTACTCAAAGGCACCTTTTCAAAGCACACATTAgaagacacacaggagaaaaacctttttcatgttcaatgtgTGGTAAAGCTTTTACTCGAAGtgaccatttcaaagcacacatgagaatacacattggagaaaaaacatttttatgttcaatctgcggtaaagattttacccgAAGGGACCATTTCAAAGCACATATGAGAATACACAATGAATAAAAAACCTTTTCACTGTTAAGAATGTGGTGAAGCTTTTGTACAATGAAGCATTTTGAAAGTACaaatgagaacacacactggagaaaaacctttttcctgctcagaatgtgttaAAGCGTTTGTGTGAAAAAGCACATTGAAAGTagccatgagaacacacactggagacatACCTTATtgtaacctgggtgacaaaaccccattaaatatcctcatttaaatatccttttaaaaccccattgaatattgtttgtaattaaatcttcctatttaaataattgtatttaaatatcctctcaaaaccccattgaatattatttctaattaaatatctttctatttaaatatcattttacttaaatatcctatttattttcgtgtctttgcgtgcgtcattacgtcacgcggtcacgtgacctattgcgggaagcatacaatccagtagtgggctgcttccaggaagagcgaGAGAGACGTTGCTGCAGGAGCCAACTACTGAAGCCGTGGGTCGTCGTGCGAGAGTGTTTAAGTGggatttatctgcggaattggccaagttggatggcgagctagagcctgaagctttatgcctggaactGAACCAACCCaactgaatccacccaaccgagccgggcggctaggaggctcctcagcagccgctctgttttttccctttggttttCCATAACGCAACGTGttcatttctgtcctccctgaactttcacatttaccccgttaccttcactaaaacccctctggacactgccaccacaacgtggactttgcgaGGTCGTTTAATGAAGTGTCGTGTTGCGCCTATACCCTCTttggtaaaaacaaggactgaatcaagtactgtatcacattgtaaatattgaacgttctgtaatttatgttgaaaatgtgaatggccattccaatttacatgtctttttgttgttgtttatttttcctataattctttagtataatttggtaccatttaaacataaaacctgtgttcagtcttcattactctccattcctagagctgattcagtttcttctgatctagcccagttatataattcattgtttacttaatacttgtacagtgctttacttaagtaacatgcaggctacattatacatatattgtaaaaGTTTTATACAAAGTCTGCTTTTGAAAAGactcatgagaatacacactggtaagtaagtgttgagttgcagcgtgtgtggtgaaagattctcttctaggcttcacggtggcagaggcgtgagtgcgtctgcctcacaatacaaaggtcctgagtagtcctgtaatccatctcgggctcgggatctttctgtgtgaagtttgcaggtcctccccgtgaatgtgtgggttccctctgggtactccggcttcctcccacttcctgtcaaagtttgttgttgacgaaccccatgatgcggAGACGGagtcaggcattgaataaggaaacatggttttaatataaaatactagaacaaaaccaaacaaagggtacaaacaaaaagcacccaCATGGGAGGATAACAAcccaagagagctagcatgggagctagaaaacaaaaaggaaatttagcatggaaaacagaagtcgtacttgtacttagaaaacaaactggaagcagggaacaaaaggcagtaagctaaaaaccgcaatcaaacatagcttacagcAACGCTGCatggacaagacaagatacgacaggtagcaaagacaagtgcgacatgtggcaacgacaataatccagcactgaccggaggaaaaaagcaggtaaaataggagcgggctgattgtagccaggtgccaatcagccgcagctgagggaaaaacagcacacagggagacaaacaggaagctggaccaaaataagagtgctgacaggaactaaggacaggatatTCTAAACAcatagaggagaaactaaaacacaaaccgtcAGTGGCAAGCGTGACatttcccaagacatgcacctggggataggctcctcccacctccaaagacatgcacctggggataggctcctcccacctccaaagacatgcacctggggataggcccctcccacctccaaagacatgcacctggggataggttgattggcaacactaaatggtccctagtgtgtgaatgttgtctatctgtgttggccctgcgatgaggtggcgacttgtccagggtgtaccccgccttctgcccgattgtagctgagattggcaccagctccccccgcggccccaaagggggataagcggtaggaaatggatggatggattgtcttctaagtaccagtgtaagaaacacaagtgtgctggtgagaacagcagcagcaaatgaaactgcaggatttgaaataaactgttaaaactttgactttctaacaaaatCAGCACATAGatcctaacatttatagattagatattttgcatttttaagtcaagtacatgttttaatatacaacattgtgtactttattcaaaaataaacaacactttgactgtaaaggtgagaataaacaggacaaaatacttttatatgtgtatagagatattcagaaatcatttttaattattattgatgttatagattaacattatatggtgtatatatttgttttacatttgttaatacatttgcttttgagtactcataaatccctcttagttcatatgtactggttcacatctgaaacatcttctggaccacttctggaagcatattattatttactttatacatcatttcag is a genomic window of Nerophis ophidion isolate RoL-2023_Sa unplaced genomic scaffold, RoL_Noph_v1.0 HiC_scaffold_44, whole genome shotgun sequence containing:
- the LOC133546810 gene encoding zinc finger protein 391-like, which codes for MCQRTIAEYEEELCPTKEEKERQHEKHQVVLHRTDIHQLIEHQEECLPHLQGDSFTVKYPQPSHFKGDKDEPQPSYFKEEEEGECPVGQEEADVSKFPLTVVSVKTEEHEDKPPESSQLHHSPNVCEEHLDPEQQKWSFRMRTEEPQPFHIKKEEEYPHTPLYKEEEEDPQTPIFKKEAVDPLSPHIKEEEEEHSISQQGEHLEGLEEVEVTKMPVTGVPVKSEDDEVKGESEERGGGEPPSSSSTQHMTTEADGDHCGGSQADKLLAPLSDSEDTTSHSPDTDDEDSKDDKTCHTDNTHFTSSHCHKTFKYHCHLKRHMRIHTGEKPFPCSECGRDFRLKQMLKEHMRTHTGEKHFSCSICGKDFTQRYDLKRHMRTHTGEKPFSCSICGNDFTHRQHLNTHKRIHTREKPFTCSECCKRFARRAEFKRHMRIHTGEKPFMCSICGKGFSQKGHLVNHTKTHTGEKPFSCSICGKGFTQRHLFKAHIRRHTGEKPFSCSMCGKAFTRSDHFKAHMRIHIGEKTFLCSICGKDFTRRDHFKAHMRIHNE